From a single Deinococcus radiotolerans genomic region:
- a CDS encoding metallophosphoesterase: MTRQVLIIPDLHGRPDLLRAALHQFPDAHYLGLGDAVDRGPRSMAVVGTLMDLHRAGRATLLMGNHERMMQEGVKYYRQYLGTHDLGDYRRAMEGFQWWMKAGGETVRTELGGLTLEKFPPLLEEYLGVLKRVVYVTADGEIHDQPPTHPSVLVSHAAPPVRHPQHLNPLSAALWLRPFEGPFPLPEGVTYSVHGHTPVPIPCRLGRHVYLDLGAYDTGRLAVAEVNVHGLPNVTVLCGRGDPSRGRRYARFGEPVPVTPVDLPGAPSR; this comes from the coding sequence TTGACCCGCCAGGTGCTGATCATCCCGGACCTGCACGGCCGGCCGGACCTGCTGCGCGCCGCGCTGCATCAGTTCCCGGACGCGCACTACCTGGGCCTGGGTGACGCGGTTGACCGGGGCCCGCGCTCCATGGCGGTCGTGGGGACCCTGATGGACCTGCACCGCGCCGGGCGCGCCACGCTGCTGATGGGCAACCACGAGCGCATGATGCAAGAAGGCGTGAAGTACTACCGCCAGTACCTAGGCACGCACGACCTGGGCGATTACCGCCGCGCCATGGAGGGCTTCCAGTGGTGGATGAAGGCCGGGGGTGAAACGGTTCGCACGGAGCTGGGCGGCCTGACCCTGGAGAAGTTCCCGCCGCTGCTGGAGGAGTACCTGGGCGTCCTGAAGCGCGTGGTGTACGTCACGGCGGACGGGGAGATTCACGACCAGCCGCCCACGCATCCCAGCGTGCTCGTGTCGCACGCCGCGCCGCCCGTGCGGCACCCGCAGCACCTCAACCCGCTGTCGGCGGCGCTGTGGCTGCGGCCCTTCGAGGGGCCCTTCCCGCTGCCGGAAGGGGTCACGTACTCCGTGCACGGGCACACGCCCGTCCCGATTCCCTGCCGCCTGGGCCGCCACGTGTACCTGGACCTGGGCGCGTACGACACGGGCCGCCTGGCGGTCGCAGAGGTGAACGTGCACGGCCTGCCGAACGTGACGGTCCTGTGCGGGCGCGGGGACCCTAGCCGGGGCCGCCGGTACGCCCGGTTCGGCGAGCCGGTGCCGGTCACGCCGGTGGATCTGCCCGGCGCGCCGTCCCGCTGA
- a CDS encoding metallophosphoesterase — translation MRVTRRAVLRSLLGGGAAVALGGGAGVAQGFEFSVTRHARALPGLRAPLSVAFLTDLHYGLYIGAGSVAAWVDATNALQPDVVLLGGDQLDARMDRPEDPLLRELARLQAPLGKYAVWGNHDYGNFGRAGRRYGRRRADWQARREAFAQALAGAGVTVLRNEGRALRDDVWVGGVDDMWFGQPDIPAALAGAGDRATVLVIHNPDLLPDLPGPAGLVVCGHTHGGQVRFPLIGAPVVPSRYGQRFAMGWVKGAYGSPAFVSRGLGMSGVPLRNLCEPEIALLLLSPP, via the coding sequence GTGAGGGTCACGAGGCGCGCGGTCCTGCGCTCCCTGCTGGGCGGCGGGGCGGCCGTGGCCCTGGGGGGCGGGGCGGGGGTCGCGCAGGGCTTCGAGTTCAGCGTGACGCGCCACGCGCGCGCCCTGCCGGGCCTGCGCGCCCCGCTGAGCGTCGCGTTCCTGACAGACCTGCATTACGGCCTGTACATCGGCGCGGGCAGCGTGGCCGCGTGGGTGGACGCCACGAACGCCCTGCAACCGGACGTGGTGCTGCTGGGCGGCGATCAGCTGGACGCCCGCATGGACCGCCCCGAGGACCCGCTGCTGCGTGAACTGGCGCGGTTGCAGGCGCCACTGGGCAAGTACGCGGTGTGGGGCAACCACGATTACGGGAATTTTGGCCGCGCGGGGCGCCGCTACGGTCGCCGCCGGGCGGACTGGCAGGCGCGGCGCGAGGCCTTCGCGCAGGCGCTGGCCGGGGCGGGCGTCACCGTCCTGCGCAATGAGGGCCGCGCGCTGCGTGACGACGTGTGGGTGGGCGGCGTGGATGACATGTGGTTCGGGCAGCCGGACATCCCGGCCGCGCTGGCCGGGGCGGGGGACCGGGCGACGGTCCTGGTCATTCACAATCCGGACCTGCTGCCCGACCTGCCGGGTCCGGCGGGGCTGGTGGTATGCGGGCACACGCACGGGGGTCAGGTGCGCTTCCCCCTGATCGGGGCGCCGGTCGTGCCCAGCCGGTATGGGCAGCGGTTCGCGATGGGCTGGGTGAAAGGCGCGTATGGGTCGCCCGCGTTCGTGAGTCGTGGCCTGGGCATGAGCGGGGTGCCGCTGCGGAACCTGTGCGAGCCGGAAATCGCGCTGCTGCTGCTCTCGCCGCCCTGA
- a CDS encoding M24 family metallopeptidase, translating to MAPNTAFHALQDGKRRQAQALLEPGEVWLIAARESGVRPEPALTLVAGVDVTWDSLFLLTRTEAVAIVGRFDADAVPPGWTVHGYDADLRALLRVEVTRLGARRVLLNISEDDPLCDGLTAGLERRVRGWLAPAADLPALAWDSAAPLLGQLRSVKTPEEHAAIREAVALAEAHLREMAAAARPGWTERDVAAFLHGLCRRDGAEPTWGWAACPNVHIGPDSRPSHAPPGEHALHPGALLHIDYGVRLAHGYGSDLQRVYRLPDGQPVADAVQAAFRACWAAIQAGADALRPGTPGYAVDAARAALVNAGYPEYQHALGHGLGRATHDGGTLLGPRWPRYGQTVEGAVREDEVYTLELGVMVPGHGFIGLEEDVIVRAGPPEWLSGRQDDLRPLGA from the coding sequence ATGGCACCCAACACGGCATTCCACGCGCTTCAGGACGGCAAGCGGCGGCAGGCGCAGGCGCTCCTCGAGCCGGGCGAGGTGTGGCTGATCGCGGCGCGCGAGTCGGGCGTGCGCCCGGAACCGGCCCTGACGCTCGTGGCGGGTGTGGATGTCACCTGGGACAGCCTCTTCCTGCTGACCCGCACTGAGGCGGTGGCGATCGTGGGCCGCTTCGACGCGGACGCCGTGCCGCCCGGCTGGACCGTGCACGGCTACGACGCCGATCTACGGGCTCTGCTGCGGGTCGAGGTCACGCGGCTGGGCGCGCGGCGCGTGCTGCTGAACATCAGCGAGGACGACCCCCTGTGCGACGGCCTGACCGCGGGCCTGGAACGCCGCGTGCGCGGCTGGCTGGCCCCCGCCGCTGACCTGCCCGCGCTGGCGTGGGACAGCGCCGCGCCGCTGCTGGGTCAGTTGCGGTCAGTCAAGACCCCCGAGGAACACGCCGCGATCCGGGAGGCCGTGGCCCTGGCGGAAGCCCACCTGCGCGAGATGGCGGCCGCTGCCCGGCCCGGCTGGACCGAACGGGACGTGGCGGCGTTCCTGCATGGGCTGTGCCGCCGCGACGGCGCCGAGCCCACCTGGGGCTGGGCGGCCTGCCCGAACGTGCACATCGGCCCGGACAGCCGGCCCTCGCACGCGCCGCCCGGTGAGCACGCCCTGCACCCCGGCGCGCTGCTGCACATCGATTACGGCGTGCGGCTGGCGCACGGGTACGGCTCGGACCTCCAGCGGGTGTACCGCCTGCCGGACGGTCAGCCGGTCGCGGACGCCGTGCAGGCCGCCTTCCGTGCATGCTGGGCCGCCATTCAGGCCGGTGCGGACGCCCTGCGCCCTGGCACGCCCGGGTACGCCGTGGACGCTGCCCGCGCCGCGCTGGTGAACGCCGGGTACCCCGAGTACCAGCACGCGCTGGGACACGGACTGGGCCGCGCCACGCACGACGGCGGCACCCTCCTGGGGCCCCGCTGGCCCCGCTACGGGCAGACCGTCGAGGGAGCGGTCCGTGAGGACGAGGTGTACACCCTGGAGCTGGGCGTCATGGTGCCCGGGCACGGCTTCATCGGCCTGGAAGAGGACGTGATCGTGCGGGCCGGTCCGCCCGAATGGCTCTCAGGGCGGCAGGACGACCTGCGGCCCCTGGGGGCCTGA